The Paracoccus sp. MC1862 genome includes a window with the following:
- the pstB gene encoding phosphate ABC transporter ATP-binding protein PstB, translating into MNDMRLAERTVDIDAREIKFQCKDVQVFYGDKHAIKDVSVDLLDKTVTAFIGPSGCGKSTFLRCLNRMNDTISVARVEGRMLLDGEDIYDRRVDPVQLRARVGMVFQKPNPFPKSIYDNVAYGPRIHGLARNRAELDEIVEKALRGAALWNEVKDRLQEGGTGLSGGQQQRLCIARAVATAPEVLLMDEPCSALDPIATAQVEELIDELRATFSVVIVTHSMQQAARVSQKTAFFHLGNLVEYADTDDIFTRPRDPRTESYISGRIG; encoded by the coding sequence ATGAACGACATGCGATTGGCGGAGCGAACGGTGGACATCGACGCGCGGGAGATCAAGTTCCAGTGCAAGGACGTGCAGGTCTTCTATGGCGACAAGCACGCCATCAAGGACGTCAGCGTCGACCTGCTGGACAAGACGGTGACGGCCTTCATCGGCCCTTCGGGCTGCGGCAAGTCCACCTTCCTGCGCTGCCTGAACCGGATGAACGACACGATCAGCGTGGCGCGCGTCGAGGGCCGGATGCTGCTGGACGGCGAGGACATCTATGACCGCCGCGTGGACCCGGTCCAGCTCCGCGCCCGCGTCGGCATGGTGTTCCAGAAGCCGAACCCCTTCCCCAAGTCGATCTATGACAACGTGGCCTACGGCCCCCGCATCCACGGGCTGGCCCGCAACCGGGCCGAACTGGACGAGATCGTTGAAAAGGCCCTGCGCGGCGCCGCCCTGTGGAACGAGGTCAAGGACCGCCTGCAGGAAGGCGGAACCGGCCTCTCGGGCGGTCAGCAGCAGCGGTTGTGCATCGCCCGCGCCGTCGCTACCGCCCCCGAGGTGCTGCTGATGGACGAGCCCTGCTCGGCGCTGGACCCCATCGCCACGGCGCAGGTCGAGGAACTGATCGACGAGCTGCGCGCGACCTTCTCGGTGGTGATCGTCACCCACTCGATGCAGCAGGCCGCCCGCGTCAGCCAGAAGACGGCGTTCTTCCACCTGGGGAACCTGGTCGAATACGCCGACACCGACGACATCTTCACCCGCCCGCGCGATCCGCGGACGGAAAGCTACATCAGCGGCCGGATCGGCTGA
- a CDS encoding tRNA1(Val) (adenine(37)-N6)-methyltransferase, translating into MTRDDAFLGGRLLLRQPARGYRAGADAVMLAAACPAQPVQRVLELGCGAGAALFCLGARVPGVALSGLERQEALAELALHNAAATGIAARIVTGDLAAMPAGLRAELFDHVIANPPFFAAGTRAPDDSRAHARHEDTPLEAWIDAGLRRLAPGGRLTLIHRAEALDRILAALSGRAGAAAILPVAPRQGREAGRVIVSACKGARGPLRLLSPFVLHGKPAHERDAEDLTPAAQAVLRHGAAIDIKPS; encoded by the coding sequence ATGACGCGCGACGACGCCTTTCTGGGCGGGCGGCTTCTGCTGCGGCAGCCCGCGCGGGGCTATCGCGCGGGGGCGGACGCGGTGATGCTGGCCGCCGCCTGTCCCGCGCAGCCGGTCCAGAGGGTGCTGGAACTGGGCTGCGGGGCAGGGGCCGCGCTGTTCTGCCTGGGCGCGCGGGTGCCGGGCGTGGCCCTGTCCGGGCTGGAGCGGCAGGAGGCGCTTGCGGAACTCGCGCTGCACAATGCCGCTGCCACGGGCATTGCGGCGCGGATCGTCACGGGCGATCTTGCCGCCATGCCAGCCGGGCTGCGGGCCGAGCTCTTCGACCATGTCATCGCCAACCCGCCCTTCTTCGCCGCGGGCACCCGCGCCCCCGACGACAGCCGCGCCCATGCGCGGCACGAGGATACGCCGCTGGAAGCCTGGATCGACGCGGGGCTGCGCCGGCTGGCCCCCGGCGGCCGGCTGACGCTGATCCACCGGGCCGAGGCGCTGGACCGGATTCTGGCCGCCCTTTCCGGTCGGGCGGGGGCGGCTGCCATCCTGCCCGTCGCCCCCCGGCAGGGCCGCGAAGCCGGCCGGGTGATCGTCTCGGCCTGCAAGGGCGCGCGGGGTCCGCTGCGGCTGCTTTCGCCCTTCGTCCTGCACGGAAAACCGGCGCATGAGCGGGACGCAGAGGACCTGACGCCCGCCGCGCAGGCAGTGCTGCGGCACGGGGCCGCCATCGACATCAAACCTTCATGA
- the pstC gene encoding phosphate ABC transporter permease subunit PstC, with amino-acid sequence MPPFWIMIAVLALATAGFLLGRSRSIRMVEGNTRVLHSRPTYHGWNVVLFTAIPALLLLAVARFLEGPGWLMWAALALALAGLAFSLSRVAPEFRARDAVERIVRGILIVCSLIAIATTVGIVLSLVFESARFFQMYPWQDFFFGTEWTPSFGGGSRLGMLPLLWGTLYISFIALLVAVPIGLYAAIYMSEYATPRVRSVVKPAIEVLAGIPTIVYGLFALVTVGPLLRDWIAQPLGLGNSGSSVMTAGLVMGMMLIPFVSSLSDDIINAVPQSLRDGSLALGSTPSETIRQVVVPAALPGIVGAVLLAASRAIGETMIVVLGAGAMARMDLNPFEAMTTITVKIVGQLTGDNDFASPETLVAFALGLTLFVMTLGLNVLALYIVRKYREQYE; translated from the coding sequence ATGCCGCCCTTCTGGATAATGATCGCCGTCCTTGCCCTAGCCACAGCAGGCTTCCTGCTGGGACGAAGCCGCTCGATCCGTATGGTCGAAGGCAACACCCGCGTGCTGCATTCGCGCCCCACCTATCACGGCTGGAACGTCGTGCTGTTCACCGCGATTCCCGCCCTGCTGCTGCTGGCGGTGGCGCGCTTCCTCGAGGGGCCGGGCTGGCTGATGTGGGCCGCACTGGCCCTTGCCCTCGCAGGGCTTGCCTTTTCGCTGTCGCGGGTCGCGCCCGAGTTCCGTGCCCGCGACGCGGTCGAACGGATCGTCCGCGGCATCCTGATCGTCTGCTCGCTGATCGCCATCGCGACAACCGTCGGGATCGTGCTGTCGCTGGTCTTCGAATCGGCGCGCTTCTTCCAGATGTATCCCTGGCAGGACTTTTTCTTCGGCACGGAATGGACGCCCAGCTTCGGCGGCGGGTCCCGGCTGGGGATGCTGCCGCTGCTGTGGGGCACGCTCTACATTTCGTTCATCGCCCTGCTGGTCGCGGTGCCGATCGGCCTTTATGCGGCCATCTACATGTCGGAATACGCGACGCCCCGCGTCCGGTCCGTCGTGAAGCCCGCCATCGAGGTGCTGGCCGGCATCCCCACCATCGTCTACGGCCTTTTCGCGCTGGTCACGGTCGGCCCCCTGCTGCGGGACTGGATCGCGCAGCCGCTGGGGCTGGGCAACAGCGGCTCATCGGTGATGACGGCGGGGCTGGTGATGGGGATGATGCTGATCCCCTTCGTCAGTTCACTGTCCGACGACATCATCAACGCCGTGCCGCAGTCGCTGCGGGACGGGTCATTGGCGCTGGGCTCGACACCCTCCGAAACCATCCGCCAGGTGGTGGTCCCCGCCGCCCTGCCGGGCATCGTCGGCGCGGTGCTGCTGGCCGCGTCCCGCGCCATCGGCGAGACGATGATCGTCGTCCTCGGCGCGGGCGCGATGGCCCGGATGGACCTCAACCCCTTCGAGGCGATGACCACCATCACCGTCAAGATCGTGGGCCAGCTGACCGGCGACAACGATTTTGCCAGCCCCGAGACGCTGGTGGCCTTTGCCCTTGGCCTGACGCTGTTCGTCATGACGCTGGGGCTGAATGTGCTCGCCCTCTACATCGTGCGGAAATACCGGGAGCAGTACGAATGA
- a CDS encoding endo alpha-1,4 polygalactosaminidase, translating into MRLPILALLVSAAPLAAEPLLPPAGGAYDSQLSGAYAPPPGTRIVSRDRKDPPATGLYNICYVNAFQTQPDETAWWLATHPGLILRRDGLPVEDRNWPGELLLDTGSASKRKALLVVMTPWLQGCAAAGYDAIEADNLDSFSRSGGLLTAADNLDFARMLNERAAALGLASGQKNAVELGRAGRAAGFGFAIAESCEVFGECDSYAEVYGPRVLEIEYTDTPRAAFERACRERGRTGSVVLRDRELAPAGAPGHHHETCR; encoded by the coding sequence ATGAGGCTTCCGATCCTCGCCCTGCTGGTCAGCGCTGCGCCGCTGGCGGCAGAGCCGCTCTTGCCTCCTGCGGGAGGGGCCTATGACAGCCAGCTGAGCGGCGCCTATGCGCCGCCGCCGGGCACACGGATCGTCAGCCGCGACCGCAAGGACCCGCCCGCAACCGGGCTTTACAACATCTGTTACGTCAATGCCTTCCAGACCCAGCCGGACGAGACGGCATGGTGGCTTGCAACCCACCCCGGCCTGATCCTGCGCCGCGACGGCCTGCCCGTCGAGGATAGAAACTGGCCGGGCGAGTTGCTGCTGGACACGGGTTCGGCCAGCAAGCGCAAGGCGCTGCTGGTTGTCATGACTCCCTGGCTGCAGGGCTGCGCCGCTGCCGGGTATGACGCCATCGAGGCTGACAATCTCGACAGCTTCTCACGGTCGGGCGGGCTGCTCACGGCGGCCGACAATCTCGATTTCGCCCGCATGTTGAATGAACGGGCGGCTGCGCTGGGCCTTGCCTCGGGGCAGAAGAACGCGGTCGAACTGGGAAGGGCGGGCCGTGCAGCGGGCTTCGGCTTTGCCATTGCCGAATCCTGCGAGGTCTTCGGGGAATGCGACAGCTATGCGGAGGTCTATGGTCCGCGTGTGCTCGAAATCGAATATACCGACACGCCCCGAGCGGCTTTCGAACGCGCTTGCCGCGAACGGGGCCGGACCGGATCGGTCGTGCTGCGCGACCGGGAACTGGCTCCGGCAGGCGCGCCGGGCCATCATCACGAGACCTGCCGCTGA
- the lpdA gene encoding dihydrolipoyl dehydrogenase: MAQDFDVVVIGSGPGGYVCAIRAAQLGLKVACVEREHLGGICLNWGCIPTKAMLRSAEVFHLFERAKDFGLKAGEFGYDLDAVVQRSRGVAKQLAGGVGHLLKKNKVTVVMGEAKLTAPGKVSVKTDKGVEELAAKSIVLATGARARELPGMEADGELVWTYKHALVPKRMPKKLLVIGSGAIGIEFASFFNTLGADTTVVEVMDRVLPVEDAEISAFAKKQFVKQGMKIMEKSTVRKLDRKGGTVTAHIEAGGKTETHDFDTVISAVGIVGNVEGLGLEELGVRIDRTHVLTDEYCRTGVEGLYAIGDVAGAPWLAHKASHEGVMVAELIAGKHVHPVKPSNIPGCTYCQPQVASVGLTEAKAKELGHEVRVGRFPFMGNGKAIALGEPDGMVKTVFDAKTGELLGAHMVGAEVTELIQGYTVGKTAELTEEDFMHTVFPHPTLSEMMHESVLDAYGRVIHF, encoded by the coding sequence ATGGCACAAGATTTCGACGTAGTGGTGATCGGGTCAGGCCCCGGCGGATATGTTTGCGCGATCCGCGCAGCGCAGTTGGGCCTCAAGGTCGCCTGCGTCGAACGCGAGCATCTGGGCGGCATCTGCCTCAACTGGGGCTGCATCCCGACCAAGGCCATGCTGCGCTCGGCCGAGGTGTTCCATCTGTTCGAGCGGGCCAAGGACTTCGGCCTGAAGGCGGGCGAGTTCGGTTATGATCTGGACGCTGTGGTTCAACGCTCGCGCGGGGTCGCCAAGCAGTTGGCGGGCGGCGTTGGGCACCTTCTGAAGAAGAACAAGGTCACAGTGGTGATGGGCGAGGCGAAGCTGACCGCGCCCGGCAAGGTTTCGGTGAAGACCGACAAGGGCGTTGAGGAACTGGCGGCCAAGTCCATCGTGCTGGCAACTGGCGCGCGGGCGCGTGAACTGCCGGGGATGGAAGCCGACGGCGAACTCGTCTGGACCTACAAGCACGCGCTGGTGCCCAAGCGGATGCCGAAAAAGCTGCTGGTGATTGGCTCAGGCGCCATCGGAATCGAGTTCGCCAGCTTCTTCAACACGCTCGGCGCCGACACCACCGTGGTCGAGGTCATGGACCGCGTGCTGCCCGTTGAGGATGCCGAGATCAGCGCCTTTGCGAAAAAGCAGTTCGTCAAGCAGGGCATGAAGATCATGGAGAAATCCACGGTCAGGAAGCTCGACCGCAAGGGCGGGACCGTGACCGCCCATATCGAGGCGGGCGGCAAGACCGAGACGCATGACTTCGACACGGTGATCTCGGCCGTGGGCATCGTCGGCAATGTCGAGGGGCTGGGGCTGGAGGAACTGGGCGTCAGAATCGACCGCACCCATGTCCTGACTGACGAATACTGCCGCACGGGGGTCGAGGGCCTTTACGCCATCGGCGACGTCGCGGGCGCACCCTGGCTGGCCCACAAGGCCAGCCATGAAGGCGTGATGGTGGCGGAACTGATCGCGGGCAAGCACGTGCATCCGGTCAAGCCCTCGAACATCCCCGGCTGCACCTATTGCCAGCCGCAGGTGGCCTCGGTCGGGCTGACCGAGGCCAAGGCCAAGGAACTGGGCCACGAGGTCCGGGTCGGCCGCTTTCCCTTCATGGGCAACGGCAAGGCCATTGCCTTGGGCGAGCCCGACGGCATGGTGAAAACGGTGTTCGACGCCAAGACCGGCGAGCTTCTGGGCGCCCACATGGTCGGTGCGGAAGTAACCGAACTGATCCAGGGCTACACGGTCGGCAAGACGGCGGAACTGACCGAGGAAGACTTCATGCACACCGTCTTCCCGCATCCGACGCTAAGCGAGATGATGCATGAATCGGTGCTGGACGCCTACGGGCGGGTGATCCATTTCTGA
- the phoB gene encoding phosphate regulon transcriptional regulator PhoB, with amino-acid sequence MSVQQPCVLLVEDEGAQREVLTYNLESEGFRVVEAETGDEAMLLVSEEAPDLMVLDWMLPNVSGIEICRRVKADPGTRHIPIIMLSARSDEGDRVRGLETGADDYVVKPYSVVELMARVRTQLRRTRPTTMGERLSFEDILLDSGEHRVFRAGQPLHLGPTEFRLLSTLMERPGRVWTREQLLDRVWGRDIYVDSRTIDVHVGRLRKALMANGGTNPVRTVRGTGYALG; translated from the coding sequence ATGAGTGTTCAGCAACCCTGTGTCCTTCTGGTCGAAGACGAGGGCGCCCAGCGCGAGGTCCTGACCTACAACCTCGAATCCGAGGGCTTCCGCGTGGTCGAGGCCGAGACCGGCGACGAGGCCATGCTGCTGGTCTCCGAGGAAGCGCCCGACCTGATGGTGCTGGACTGGATGCTGCCCAATGTCTCGGGGATCGAGATCTGCCGCCGCGTCAAGGCCGACCCCGGCACCCGTCACATCCCCATCATCATGCTGTCTGCCCGTTCCGACGAGGGCGATCGCGTCCGCGGCCTGGAAACCGGTGCCGACGACTATGTGGTGAAGCCTTATTCCGTGGTCGAACTGATGGCCCGCGTCCGCACCCAGTTGCGCCGTACCCGCCCCACGACCATGGGCGAGCGCCTCAGCTTCGAGGACATCTTGCTTGATTCCGGTGAACACCGCGTCTTCCGCGCAGGTCAGCCCCTGCACCTCGGCCCGACCGAGTTCCGCCTGCTGTCCACGCTGATGGAACGTCCTGGCCGCGTCTGGACCCGCGAGCAGTTGCTGGACCGCGTCTGGGGCCGCGACATCTACGTGGACAGCCGCACCATCGACGTCCACGTAGGCCGGCTGCGCAAGGCGCTGATGGCGAACGGCGGGACGAACCCGGTGCGGACCGTGCGCGGGACGGGGTATGCGCTGGGGTGA
- the pstA gene encoding phosphate ABC transporter permease PstA — MTDAASQPPRPVSPPAAPARKSLLVEDARTKRRNAAERRFRAYGVIAIAIAMAALMFLLFTIFRDGSSAFFQTYARIPVAIEAEVVDPAGNRDPAEMQKVLTMGYGKLLENSLAAYVEQNGIEVEGLGDRDLSSFFSSQARADLRDAVLANPDLVGSVVEVPAMTSSRVDGMFKGRVTRESAAIDAKTSVAQYDLAMGLQERGDLRTQFNWDFITSTDSSDNRPEAAGLGVAILGSFYMMLIVLVLALPIGVAASIYLEEFAPKNRLTDAIEVNISNLAAVPSIVFGILGLAAFINFMGLPRSAPIVGGLVLTLMTLPTIIISTRAALKAVPPSIRDAALGVGASRMQTMFHHVLPLAMPGILTGTILGLAQALGETAPLLLIGMVAFVTTYPSAPPEGFFEPASALPVQVFNWTQRADPAFFERASGAIIVLLVFLLAMNLLAITLRRKFERRW; from the coding sequence ATGACCGACGCCGCCTCGCAGCCGCCCCGGCCGGTGAGCCCGCCTGCCGCGCCCGCCCGCAAGTCGCTGCTGGTCGAGGACGCACGCACAAAACGCCGCAACGCAGCGGAAAGGCGGTTCCGCGCCTATGGCGTGATCGCCATCGCGATCGCCATGGCCGCGCTGATGTTCCTGCTGTTCACAATCTTCCGCGACGGCAGCAGCGCCTTCTTCCAGACCTATGCCCGCATCCCCGTCGCCATCGAGGCCGAAGTGGTCGATCCGGCCGGCAACCGCGATCCGGCCGAGATGCAGAAGGTCCTGACGATGGGCTACGGCAAGCTGCTGGAAAACTCGCTTGCCGCCTATGTCGAGCAGAACGGCATCGAGGTCGAGGGGCTGGGCGACCGCGACCTTTCCAGCTTCTTCTCGTCGCAGGCGCGCGCCGATCTGCGTGACGCGGTGCTGGCGAACCCCGATCTGGTCGGCAGCGTGGTCGAGGTGCCTGCCATGACCTCGTCCCGCGTGGACGGGATGTTCAAGGGCCGCGTCACCCGCGAATCCGCCGCCATCGACGCCAAGACTTCGGTCGCGCAATATGACCTCGCCATGGGGCTGCAGGAGCGGGGCGATCTGCGCACGCAGTTCAACTGGGACTTCATCACCTCGACCGACAGTTCGGACAACCGGCCCGAGGCCGCGGGCCTGGGCGTCGCGATCCTGGGATCGTTCTACATGATGCTGATCGTGCTGGTGCTGGCGCTGCCCATCGGCGTCGCGGCCTCGATCTATCTGGAAGAGTTCGCGCCGAAGAACCGGCTCACCGACGCGATCGAGGTCAACATCTCGAATCTCGCCGCGGTGCCCTCGATCGTCTTCGGCATCCTCGGCCTTGCGGCCTTCATCAACTTCATGGGCCTGCCGCGTTCGGCGCCCATCGTCGGCGGGCTGGTGCTGACGCTGATGACGCTGCCCACGATCATCATCTCGACCCGCGCGGCGTTGAAGGCGGTGCCGCCCTCCATCCGGGACGCGGCGCTGGGGGTCGGGGCCTCGCGGATGCAGACGATGTTCCACCATGTCCTGCCGCTGGCAATGCCGGGCATCCTGACCGGCACCATCCTCGGGCTGGCGCAGGCGCTGGGCGAAACCGCGCCCTTGCTGCTGATCGGCATGGTGGCCTTTGTCACCACCTACCCCTCTGCCCCGCCGGAAGGCTTCTTCGAGCCCGCCTCGGCCCTGCCGGTGCAGGTCTTCAACTGGACCCAGCGCGCGGACCCCGCCTTCTTCGAACGGGCTTCGGGCGCGATCATCGTGCTGCTGGTCTTCCTGCTGGCGATGAACCTTCTGGCCATCACCCTGCGCCGCAAGTTCGAGCGCCGCTGGTAA
- a CDS encoding polyprenyl synthetase family protein: MGVNETVAKPLDLLAALLAEDMRAVDALIRSRMESRHAPRIPEVTAHLVGAGGKRLRPLLTIAAARLLGYQGTHHQLLAATVEFIHTATLLHDDVVDESRQRRGRPTANLLWDNKSSVLVGDYLFARSFQLMTETGNMRVMSILSNASAVIAEGEVLQLTAAQDLKTDEDIYLQVVRGKTAALFSAATEVGSVIAGGTDAQVQALYDYGDALGIAFQIVDDILDYSGTAEVIGKNIGDDFRERKLTLPVIKAVTKADTGERAFWQRTIEKGDQRDGDLEQALSILARHGAIEAARADALDWAARGRKALQALPEGEIRGLLAELADFVVARVA, translated from the coding sequence ATGGGTGTGAACGAAACCGTGGCGAAACCGCTGGACCTCCTGGCCGCACTGCTGGCCGAGGACATGAGGGCGGTGGACGCCCTGATCCGCAGCCGGATGGAAAGCCGCCACGCCCCGCGCATCCCCGAGGTCACGGCACATCTGGTCGGCGCCGGCGGCAAGCGCCTGCGGCCCCTTCTGACCATCGCCGCTGCCCGCTTGCTGGGATATCAGGGCACGCATCACCAGTTGCTGGCCGCGACGGTCGAGTTCATCCACACCGCGACCCTGCTGCATGACGACGTGGTGGACGAAAGCCGCCAGCGCCGGGGCCGTCCGACCGCGAACCTTCTGTGGGACAACAAGTCGAGCGTTCTGGTCGGCGACTATCTTTTCGCCCGCAGCTTCCAGTTGATGACCGAGACGGGCAACATGCGGGTCATGTCGATCCTGTCCAACGCCTCGGCCGTGATCGCCGAGGGCGAGGTGCTGCAACTGACCGCCGCGCAGGACCTGAAGACCGACGAGGACATCTACCTGCAGGTCGTCCGCGGCAAGACCGCCGCGCTGTTTTCGGCCGCGACCGAGGTCGGCAGCGTGATCGCGGGCGGCACCGATGCGCAGGTGCAGGCGCTTTACGATTACGGCGACGCGCTGGGGATCGCCTTCCAGATCGTCGATGACATCCTCGATTACAGCGGCACGGCCGAGGTCATCGGGAAAAATATCGGTGACGACTTCCGCGAGCGCAAGCTGACGCTGCCGGTCATCAAGGCGGTGACCAAGGCCGACACCGGGGAACGCGCCTTCTGGCAGCGCACCATCGAAAAGGGCGACCAGCGGGACGGCGACCTTGAGCAGGCGCTGTCGATCCTGGCCCGGCACGGCGCCATCGAGGCGGCGCGGGCCGATGCGCTGGACTGGGCCGCGCGCGGGCGCAAGGCGCTGCAGGCGCTGCCGGAGGGAGAGATCCGCGGGCTGTTGGCGGAACTCGCGGATTTCGTGGTCGCGCGGGTGGCGTGA
- the phoU gene encoding phosphate signaling complex protein PhoU: MHRDKHILSAFDRDLESIQAEVMRMGGMVEAAISEAGHALETRDEELAEEIRRRDRAIDQLEAQINESAARLIALRAPTATDLRLVLSVIKIAAALERVGDYAKNIAKRTNQLSQLPVIPGSGLSLRRMATTVEEMLRDALDSYVQRDAALAADVRARDLEVDQMYNALFREFLTHMMEDPRNITTCMHLHFIAKNIERMGDHATSIAEQVLYLVSGELPEDPRPKGDNVTTEPVDPATPGRWG; the protein is encoded by the coding sequence ATGCACAGGGACAAGCATATCCTTTCGGCCTTCGACCGCGACCTGGAAAGCATCCAGGCCGAGGTCATGCGCATGGGCGGCATGGTCGAGGCGGCGATTTCCGAAGCCGGCCACGCGCTGGAAACCCGCGACGAGGAACTGGCCGAGGAAATCCGCCGCCGCGACCGCGCCATCGACCAGCTCGAGGCGCAGATCAACGAATCCGCCGCCCGCCTGATCGCGCTGCGGGCGCCCACCGCGACCGACCTGCGGCTGGTGCTGTCGGTCATCAAGATCGCGGCCGCGCTGGAACGGGTGGGCGACTATGCCAAGAACATCGCCAAGCGCACCAATCAGCTGTCGCAGCTGCCGGTGATCCCCGGCAGCGGCTTGTCGCTGCGCCGGATGGCCACCACGGTCGAGGAGATGCTGCGCGACGCTTTGGACAGCTATGTCCAGCGCGACGCGGCGCTGGCCGCCGACGTGCGCGCCCGCGACCTCGAGGTCGACCAGATGTACAACGCGCTCTTCCGCGAGTTCCTGACCCACATGATGGAGGACCCGCGCAACATCACGACCTGCATGCACCTGCATTTCATCGCCAAGAACATCGAGCGCATGGGCGACCACGCGACCTCGATCGCCGAGCAGGTGCTGTATCTCGTCTCGGGCGAGCTGCCCGAGGATCCCCGCCCCAAGGGCGACAACGTCACAACCGAGCCGGTCGATCCCGCCACCCCCGGCAGGTGGGGCTGA
- a CDS encoding substrate-binding domain-containing protein has translation MNTMKFSASALAILAVSATAAAARDQIQVAGSSTVLPYSTIVAEAFAENMDFTAPVVEGGGTGAGLKQFCAGVGENTLDIANASRPIREAELAECQANGVTDIMEVQFGYDGIVFASSISGPDFVLTPADVYKALAAQVVVDGQMAANPATTWADVNPGLPTQEITVYVPGTKHGTREVFEEKVMAAGCEESGALEAMTAMSDEDTAEEACVTLRTDGRSVDIDGDYTETLARIGSNPNGIGIFGLSFYENNTDKLKVATINGVSPSVETVASGEYPVSRPLFFYVKKAHIGVIPGLKEYAEFFVSDAIAGPGGPLSEYGLVPDPELATVQQAVAGETVMGAN, from the coding sequence ATGAACACCATGAAATTCTCTGCCTCGGCCCTCGCAATCCTGGCTGTCTCGGCCACGGCGGCCGCCGCACGCGACCAGATCCAGGTCGCGGGTTCGTCCACCGTCCTGCCCTATTCGACGATCGTGGCTGAAGCCTTCGCCGAGAACATGGATTTCACCGCCCCCGTCGTCGAAGGTGGCGGCACCGGCGCCGGTCTCAAGCAGTTCTGCGCCGGTGTGGGCGAGAACACGCTGGACATCGCCAATGCCTCGCGCCCGATCCGCGAGGCCGAACTGGCCGAGTGCCAGGCAAACGGCGTCACCGACATCATGGAAGTGCAGTTCGGCTATGACGGCATCGTCTTCGCCTCGTCGATCAGCGGCCCGGATTTCGTGCTGACGCCCGCCGATGTCTACAAGGCGCTGGCCGCCCAGGTCGTCGTCGACGGCCAGATGGCGGCCAACCCCGCCACCACCTGGGCCGACGTGAACCCAGGCCTGCCCACGCAGGAAATCACCGTCTACGTCCCCGGCACCAAGCACGGCACCCGTGAAGTGTTCGAAGAGAAGGTCATGGCCGCCGGCTGCGAGGAATCTGGCGCGTTGGAAGCGATGACCGCCATGTCCGACGAGGACACCGCCGAGGAGGCCTGCGTCACGCTGCGCACCGATGGCCGCTCGGTCGACATCGACGGCGACTACACCGAAACGCTGGCCCGCATCGGCAGCAACCCCAACGGCATCGGCATCTTCGGCCTGTCCTTTTACGAGAACAACACCGACAAGCTGAAGGTCGCCACCATCAACGGCGTCTCGCCTTCGGTCGAAACCGTCGCCTCGGGCGAATACCCGGTGTCGCGCCCGCTGTTCTTCTACGTCAAGAAGGCCCACATCGGCGTGATCCCCGGCCTGAAGGAATACGCCGAGTTCTTCGTCTCGGACGCCATCGCCGGTCCCGGCGGCCCGTTGTCCGAATACGGTCTGGTGCCAGACCCGGAACTGGCCACCGTCCAGCAGGCCGTCGCCGGTGAAACGGTGATGGGCGCCAACTGA
- a CDS encoding YdcH family protein, with protein sequence MSVQSHVAELRRKHQVLSDEVERAQRAPGTDDLSISTMKKEKLRLKEEIERLTQ encoded by the coding sequence ATGTCGGTTCAGTCGCATGTCGCGGAACTGCGCAGGAAACACCAGGTTCTCTCGGACGAAGTCGAACGCGCCCAGCGGGCGCCGGGGACGGACGACCTCAGCATCTCGACCATGAAGAAAGAGAAACTGCGGTTGAAGGAGGAGATCGAGCGTCTTACCCAGTGA
- a CDS encoding DUF2007 domain-containing protein, which produces MREVLRTTDPLTMVRAADLLAAEGIMAFQFDQHMSVLEGSIGILPRRLMVVDRDHFMAAAILRDHGLE; this is translated from the coding sequence ATGAGGGAAGTCCTGCGCACTACCGATCCGCTGACCATGGTCCGGGCCGCCGATCTGCTGGCGGCCGAGGGAATCATGGCCTTCCAGTTCGATCAGCACATGAGCGTGCTGGAAGGCTCGATCGGCATCCTGCCGCGCCGGCTGATGGTGGTGGACCGCGATCACTTCATGGCCGCGGCGATCCTGCGGGACCACGGGCTGGAATGA